The Branchiostoma floridae strain S238N-H82 chromosome 10, Bfl_VNyyK, whole genome shotgun sequence genome has a segment encoding these proteins:
- the LOC118424176 gene encoding ras-related protein M-Ras-like, producing MNASSGPPTENLRTYKLVVVGDGGVGKSALTIQFFQKMFVADYDPTIEDSYIQHTEIDGEWAILDVLDTAGQEEFSAMREQYMRTGDGFLLVYSVTDKASYEHIHQFHTQILRVKDRDSYPMILVANKVDLVHQRKVSEDQGKAQATELNIPYIETSAKDPPLNVDAAFHEVVRVIRRQTPDNKKKKKGGKGKLKGKCSIL from the exons ATGAACGCCTCAAGCGGGCCGCCGACAGAAAACTTGCGGACTTACAAACTCGTGGTTGTCGGGGACGGTGGCGTGGGAAAAAGCGCCCTGACGATACAGTTCTTCCAGAAAATGTTTGTGGCGGACTATGATCCGACCATCGAAGACTCCTACATTCAGCACACAGAGATCGACGGAGAATGGGCCATTTTAGATG TACTGGACACTGCAGGACAAGAGGAGTTCAGTGCGATGCGGGAACAGTACATGCGGACGGGGGACGGATTCCTGCTGGTTTACTCCGTCACGGACAAGGCCAGCTACGAGCACATCCACCAGTTTCACACCCAGATACTCAGAgtcaaggacag GGACTCCTATCCCATGATCCTCGTGGCCAACAAAGTGGATCTAGTTCACCAGAGAAAGGTGTCAGAGGACCAGGGTAAAGCTCAAGCCACAGAACTAAAT ATCCCATATATTGAGACCAGTGCTAAGGACCCTCCCCTAAATGTGGACGCAGCCTTCCATGAAGTAGTTAGAGTTATAAG GAGACAGACACCAgacaacaagaaaaagaagaagggtGGCAAGGGCAAACTCAAGGGCAAATGTTCTATCCTGTGA